TAGGCAGGACGGTCGACACTTTGAGGGCACAGTTGGATGAGGCCAGAGGGGTGAGTCATGCACAGGCCATGCGTCTGCGTGACCTCGAGACGGGGTTATGAGTTGAGGAGGAGCGGATGCATACCCTTGGTCGTCAGCTTGAGAAGACCCACCGCCATCTCTTCACTTTGAAGGGAcagatgagagagagagcccGAGGTATCATGCTAAACTGTGAGGTTCTCCTAGATATGTCTGTCGAGGCGCCACCTAGGGCTGGCGGAGTGGGGCCGATGGATGCGCGATAGACTCTATAGGCTCTATTGGGGATTTCCGCTAGGGTCGTTACTCTGAGTTGTTTTGTTGATTTGTTTTGGAGCCGGTGTGCTCATGAACGAACATGTTTTGTACTGGCTGGATAATAGCTGCTATGTGAACTGATATGTGTATATTTTTGGCGTgtcttgtatatatatgtacatattttGATCTTTTCATTATTTATTGCATTTGATAACTTTTCAACGCTTTGATCTCATACTATATTTTGTCCCAATTATAGAAGTTATAAAATAATCAAATGGAGACTCGTGGTGGGGGTAGAGGACGAGGACAAGGAATCGATGGGGTAACCAATGAAAATGCGAATACACAAGCCGAAacccaagtagctacagccatacaGCGAATGGCTGATTTATTAGAACGAATGGTTaaccaacagggtcaaggccAAGTACAATATCTTGgaaatcatgagggagaggaccgtgccttagaacggttccagaagTTTCTACCACTAAAATTTTTAGATGGACCTAGCCTAGATATAGCGGAGAGTTGGTTGGAGCGAATGTTAGACATTTTTGCTGCGTTAGGATACCCGGAGGAACGGCTGATAGCTTTCGccgtttttcaatttgagggagcggctcgtgcctggtggaatgtaattcgAGACAAGTGGAATAGAGAGCAAACCCCATGGACATGGGTTAACTTCAc
Above is a genomic segment from Coffea eugenioides isolate CCC68of chromosome 5, Ceug_1.0, whole genome shotgun sequence containing:
- the LOC113771264 gene encoding uncharacterized protein LOC113771264; protein product: METRGGGRGRGQGIDGVTNENANTQAETQVATAIQRMADLLERMVNQQGQGQVQYLGNHEGEDRALERFQKFLPLKFLDGPSLDIAESWLERMLDIFAALGYPEERLIAFAVFQFEGAARAWWNVIRDKWNREQTPWTWVNFTREFNEKYLPPLVQERLEDEFIRQRQGSMSVAEYEMQFTKLSRFTLELVLTV